Genomic DNA from Paucilactobacillus hokkaidonensis JCM 18461:
ATTACTTACAAGTACCAGAGGAAGAAAAAAGTGTTCCAAAGGTATCGTTTGATAACTAATTGATGAGGTGAAAATTAAATGCTTTATCAGCAGATTGCACAAAATAAACGACGAACAGTTTATGTGATGATTGGTTTTTTAATATTGGTTTTGGCAATTGGCGCCGCGATTGGCTATGTGTTTTTTAATAGTTATATTTCTGGGATTGTGATGGCATTGGTGATTGGTGTTATTTATATGTTGCTGATGATTTCGCAGTCAACGTCGGTCATTATGAATATGAATCACGGCCATGAAATCAAAGATGAAAATGAGGCACCACAATTATGGCACGTCGTTGAGGATATGGCATTAGTTGCTCAAGTACCAATGCCACGTGTATTTATCATTGACGATCCCAGCCCGAATGCTTTTGCAACTGGTAACAATCCAGAGCACGCTGCGGTAGCTGCAACAAGTGGTATTTTACAACAGCTTAATCGAGAAGAATTAGAAGCGGTAATGGGTCATGAAATGTCACACGTTAGAAACTATGATATTCGTCTTTCAACGATTGCACTGGCATTATCGGCTGTGATTTCGGTATTAGTTAATATCGGGATGCATTCATTTTGGTGGGGTGGCGGACGCCGACGCAGTAACAATAATAATAGTGAGGGTGGTGGTTACATCCAAATTATTTTAATGGTTCTCTCGATTTTAATTGTCATCTTGGGGCCACTAGCTGCTTCGATTGCGCAAATGGCGTTGTCCCGAAATCGTGAGTACTTAGCCGATGCGGGTAGTGTGGAGCTAACACGGAATCCACGAGGCTTAATTACGGCGTTACAAAAGATCTCAAGCTCTGAGCCAATGAAACAAGCAGATCCTAGTAGCTCGGCACTGTATATCAGTGATCCAATGAAAAAGAAAAAGTCGTTTGCTCATTTATTCGATTCGCATCCACCGATGGAAGATCGCATTGCGAGATTGGAAAAAATGTAGTCACAAAATAAATTTTTAAAAATCAAAGATAACTGGCGTGTACTAGTGCTGGCTATCTTTTTTACTGCAGTTTTGTCTGAAAAATGTATAGTGATTTGACTGCACACTAACGGTAAATCGTGGTATATTCTTATTACTTGGAAGATGATCCATGCTATAATAAAAAAGTTGTACATTGGACAGATACTGTCTTTGAAAAAGAGGAGTCACATTTTATGAAAATGAAATTAGCGGAAATTGCCAAGGCAATTTCTGTCGAAAATGACATTAGCAGGTGGCAAGATGTTGAAGTTTCTAGTGTTGCATTTGATAGTCGCCAAATTGCTAATGGTGCTTTGTTTGTCCCACTAACTGGACAACAAGATGGACACAAATTTGTGCAAAATGCTTTTGAACATGGTGCTAGTGCTACTTTATGGGCTAGTGATCATCCTATTGAAAAAAGTAACCAGCCAATTTTAGTGGTTAAAGATCCACTTAAGGCACTGCAAGAACTTAGTAAGTATTATTTAAGTAAAATCAATCCATTCGTTGTGGCAGTCACTGGCAGTAATGGTAAAACAACTACCAAGGATATGATTGCCTCGATTTTAAGTACGCAGATGAATGTAACTAAGACCTATGAAAATTTTAATAATCAAATTGGGGTCCCCGTGACGTTACTTAATATGGAGTCTAATACCGAGGCGGTGGTGGTTGAAATGGGGATGGACCATTTTGGTGAGTTAGATTTTCTTACTAAGATGGTTAATCCAGATATTGCCGTTATCACAATGATTGGTGAAGCCCATATTGAATTTTTCGGGACACGTGATAAAATTGCGGATGCTAAAATGGAAATTACGCACGGGTTAAAAGAGGACGGGACGTTTGTTTTTAACGGTGATGAACCGCTATTGACGCAACGTGCTAAACAAGTTGATCAGGAACAACGGACGTTTGGTCGGCAACTTGAAAATAATCTGTATGCCACGAGCGTAAATCTAACTAGTCATGAAATTAAATTCACCACCAATATGTGGCCGGACACTGAGTTTACAGTTCCGATGATGGGTGAATACAATATTAATAATGCACTTGCGGCCCTGAGTGTTGCAGATTTAATGCGGATTTCATCAGCTAATATGCAAACAGGATTGGCCCACGTGGAATTAACACAAAATCGAGCACAATGGATTGCTGGTAAAAATGGCGAGCAAATTTTAAGCGATGTGTATAACTCAAATCCAACAGCTGCTAAACAAG
This window encodes:
- the htpX gene encoding zinc metalloprotease HtpX yields the protein MLYQQIAQNKRRTVYVMIGFLILVLAIGAAIGYVFFNSYISGIVMALVIGVIYMLLMISQSTSVIMNMNHGHEIKDENEAPQLWHVVEDMALVAQVPMPRVFIIDDPSPNAFATGNNPEHAAVAATSGILQQLNREELEAVMGHEMSHVRNYDIRLSTIALALSAVISVLVNIGMHSFWWGGGRRRSNNNNSEGGGYIQIILMVLSILIVILGPLAASIAQMALSRNREYLADAGSVELTRNPRGLITALQKISSSEPMKQADPSSSALYISDPMKKKKSFAHLFDSHPPMEDRIARLEKM
- a CDS encoding UDP-N-acetylmuramoyl-tripeptide--D-alanyl-D-alanine ligase, with the translated sequence MKMKLAEIAKAISVENDISRWQDVEVSSVAFDSRQIANGALFVPLTGQQDGHKFVQNAFEHGASATLWASDHPIEKSNQPILVVKDPLKALQELSKYYLSKINPFVVAVTGSNGKTTTKDMIASILSTQMNVTKTYENFNNQIGVPVTLLNMESNTEAVVVEMGMDHFGELDFLTKMVNPDIAVITMIGEAHIEFFGTRDKIADAKMEITHGLKEDGTFVFNGDEPLLTQRAKQVDQEQRTFGRQLENNLYATSVNLTSHEIKFTTNMWPDTEFTVPMMGEYNINNALAALSVADLMRISSANMQTGLAHVELTQNRAQWIAGKNGEQILSDVYNSNPTAAKQVLHAFALTQTEGQRVAVLGDMLELGDAAANLHASLAQELDPAKIQSVFLIGPHMKALRDELQNKYSADALHYFDIEQKEQMTAQLQDSLTNDDIVLLKASHGIHLETVLESLK